A window of Gammaproteobacteria bacterium contains these coding sequences:
- a CDS encoding gamma-glutamyl-gamma-aminobutyrate hydrolase family protein (Members of this family of hydrolases with an active site Cys residue belong to MEROPS family C26.) codes for MRRILVTQRIDDVVDYGERRDAIDQRWTDYLLQIDLFPVFVSNNIRFVKCLLDYEEFSGVLFTGGNTLQKYGGNAQERDAVEETLLGWALQHEKPIVGICRGMQIIQDYFGVSLGKIENHIGTCHRLQVYQGLVSEELLQLDSVTVYHEYGARNSVPDLNIVAKSEDGIVMAIEHEKYPVYGHMWHGERNQPFNPIDQRIISKYYGL; via the coding sequence ATGAGAAGAATCCTGGTAACACAAAGAATCGATGACGTAGTTGATTATGGTGAGCGAAGGGATGCTATTGACCAGCGGTGGACTGACTACCTGCTTCAAATTGATCTGTTTCCGGTTTTCGTCAGCAATAATATTCGTTTTGTTAAATGTCTACTTGATTATGAAGAATTTTCTGGAGTTCTATTTACCGGCGGTAATACGCTGCAGAAATACGGGGGGAATGCCCAAGAAAGGGATGCTGTTGAGGAAACATTGCTCGGATGGGCTTTGCAACACGAGAAGCCGATTGTGGGTATTTGTCGCGGTATGCAAATAATCCAAGATTATTTTGGTGTTAGCTTAGGTAAAATTGAGAATCACATTGGTACTTGCCACCGATTGCAAGTCTATCAGGGGCTTGTTTCAGAAGAGCTTCTTCAACTCGATTCTGTGACGGTTTATCACGAATACGGAGCGAGAAATTCTGTTCCTGATTTGAATATTGTTGCGAAATCTGAGGACGGAATCGTGATGGCTATTGAACATGAGAAATATCCGGTATACGGTCACATGTGGCATGGTGAAAGAAACCAGCCATTTAACCCAATTGATCAAAGAATAATTTCGAAATATTATGGACTATAG
- a CDS encoding radical SAM protein has translation MEIFSDRVLEEVNTFFDKATPINPQQIDFKNPYFTQPKHAVKEQLSDPKSLLAGLSADHLYVHVPFCATHCLYCHYPTLTNAHSPENQLTFLENIEKEWNEYQEIGVDFSKVKTVHIGGGTPNCLDPDNLERLTKNLSEIFKPSIEYAAELYPSPYDLTEEKFQILANNGVDRVSIGIQTFNYAINERNRRINQKPEDLFRILKLAKQYFNNVSIDLLYGQKEQTLDDLSKDFEITRELEINSVYLYQTRELIGKRLIELQKALNMFLKYFSSHGYEIVSFDQVIKKRNNDGFCAHRSGRSLSENLLGIGPGSVSEMGEYIFKTVSPEVYANQPGIDLDSVVKRSERTQKLEYLNRAFRHFNTPGINGMLFEDYRKRFGIDSPVDDFPEEIEFLKNNKLIAIDNSQIEITNLGMLFTQPINNYLLGHYK, from the coding sequence ATGGAAATTTTTTCCGATAGAGTGCTTGAAGAAGTAAATACGTTTTTTGACAAAGCAACTCCTATCAATCCTCAGCAAATTGATTTTAAAAACCCCTATTTCACTCAACCCAAACACGCCGTTAAGGAACAACTTTCTGACCCAAAGAGTTTGTTAGCCGGATTGTCTGCAGATCATTTATATGTGCACGTGCCATTTTGTGCAACACATTGCCTGTATTGTCACTATCCTACGTTGACAAATGCGCATTCGCCTGAAAATCAACTCACTTTCTTAGAAAATATCGAGAAAGAATGGAACGAATATCAAGAAATAGGCGTCGATTTTTCGAAAGTCAAAACCGTACACATTGGTGGTGGCACACCAAACTGTTTAGACCCTGATAACCTGGAAAGATTAACTAAAAATTTGTCGGAGATATTTAAGCCTTCCATTGAATATGCTGCTGAATTATATCCTTCACCTTATGACTTAACTGAGGAAAAATTTCAAATTCTTGCAAACAACGGAGTGGATCGAGTAAGCATTGGCATTCAGACGTTTAATTATGCTATCAACGAAAGGAATCGTCGGATAAATCAAAAGCCCGAAGATTTATTTCGTATTTTGAAGCTTGCCAAGCAATATTTCAATAACGTTTCTATTGATCTTCTTTACGGACAAAAGGAACAAACTCTGGACGATTTGTCGAAGGATTTTGAAATCACTCGAGAGCTCGAAATAAATTCCGTGTATTTATACCAAACACGTGAATTGATTGGAAAGAGGCTAATAGAGCTACAAAAGGCTCTCAATATGTTCTTAAAATATTTTTCAAGCCACGGTTATGAAATCGTTTCATTCGACCAGGTTATCAAAAAGCGAAACAACGACGGCTTTTGCGCGCATCGTAGTGGACGTAGCCTATCGGAGAATTTGTTAGGTATTGGACCCGGATCTGTGTCGGAGATGGGGGAATATATCTTTAAGACAGTTTCACCCGAAGTTTACGCGAACCAGCCTGGAATTGATCTTGACAGCGTAGTAAAGCGTAGCGAACGAACGCAAAAACTTGAGTATTTAAACAGAGCCTTTCGCCACTTTAATACGCCAGGAATAAATGGAATGTTGTTCGAAGACTATAGAAAACGCTTTGGCATTGACTCACCTGTTGATGACTTTCCCGAGGAAATCGAGTTTCTCAAGAACAACAAACTTATTGCGATAGATAATAGCCAAATAGAAATCACCAATCTAGGAATGCTCTTTACTCAACCAATTAATAACTACTTGCTAGGTCATTACAAGTAG
- a CDS encoding beta-eliminating lyase-related protein, which translates to MIDLRSDTVTKPTQGMLEAMFSAKVGDDVFDEDPTVIELEKKAADCFGMEKAIFCPSGTMTNQIAIKLHVSPGDEVICSSESHIYRYEGGGIAFNSSASVRLISGWTGLITAEQVIREINQNNIHFPVTRLVSLENTSNRGGGCCYDIREIEAIHEVCKSRKLKLHLDGARLFNAIIANKENPRQYGKLFDSVSLCFSKGLGAPVGSVLMGTREDILRAKRIRKVLGGGMRQAGFLAAAASYALDHHIVKLERDHKNAERIGLAAKKNKYVKEVLPVETNIVVLVLKETIANSVFISKLKDANVNTVDFGHQRVRLVTHLGLTDEDIITVEQALVNMS; encoded by the coding sequence ATGATTGACCTAAGAAGTGATACCGTCACGAAACCAACGCAAGGTATGCTGGAAGCGATGTTTTCGGCGAAGGTTGGCGATGATGTGTTCGATGAAGACCCAACTGTTATCGAGCTGGAGAAGAAGGCTGCCGATTGTTTCGGAATGGAAAAAGCAATATTTTGTCCATCCGGTACAATGACAAATCAAATAGCGATCAAACTTCACGTTTCTCCTGGTGACGAGGTAATCTGTAGTTCTGAGTCGCATATATATCGATATGAAGGTGGGGGAATAGCTTTTAATTCTAGCGCATCGGTTCGATTAATTAGTGGATGGACTGGCTTGATTACCGCAGAACAAGTTATTCGTGAAATAAATCAGAATAATATTCATTTTCCGGTTACTAGATTGGTGAGCCTGGAGAATACCTCCAACCGGGGTGGGGGTTGCTGTTATGATATACGGGAAATAGAGGCAATTCATGAAGTATGTAAAAGCAGGAAATTAAAACTTCACTTGGATGGCGCACGACTATTCAACGCGATCATAGCCAACAAGGAGAACCCCAGGCAATACGGAAAATTATTTGATAGTGTCTCGCTGTGTTTTTCAAAAGGCTTAGGGGCACCCGTCGGTTCTGTTCTAATGGGTACCAGGGAAGATATTCTCAGGGCCAAACGTATACGGAAAGTATTAGGCGGTGGTATGAGACAAGCCGGGTTTCTCGCTGCAGCAGCAAGTTATGCACTTGACCATCACATCGTAAAGCTGGAGAGAGACCATAAGAATGCCGAACGTATTGGGCTAGCGGCTAAAAAAAACAAATACGTTAAAGAAGTTCTTCCGGTGGAGACCAATATAGTTGTGTTAGTACTTAAAGAAACTATTGCTAACTCTGTCTTTATCTCGAAATTGAAAGACGCAAATGTGAATACAGTCGACTTCGGTCATCAGCGTGTGCGTCTCGTTACTCACCTCGGGCTGACAGACGAAGATATTATTACGGTTGAACAAGCTTTAGTAAACATGAGCTAA
- a CDS encoding phosphocholine cytidylyltransferase family protein produces the protein MKAIILAAGRGSRMGNLTERQPKCFTELHGKRLIDWQLSALEGENIKQISIVVGYRAENFDLDLRYFRNDRWQETNMVVSLLAADDWLDSDTCLVSYSDIVYSKDTVEKLAHSNGDIAVAYDPNWRKLWEMRFKNPLDDAETFRLSDYKIVEIGNRSSSIEEIEGQYIGLMKFTKEGWRKIRSYLSRYSQPEVDKMDVTSLLQRLIIDRHEIVGVPISQPWYEVDSESDLRMYSALEKLF, from the coding sequence ATGAAAGCAATAATATTAGCGGCGGGTAGAGGCAGTCGCATGGGGAATTTGACTGAGCGGCAACCTAAATGTTTCACGGAATTGCATGGCAAGCGACTTATTGATTGGCAACTCTCGGCTTTAGAAGGCGAAAATATCAAACAAATATCCATCGTAGTTGGGTATCGAGCAGAGAATTTTGATTTAGATTTGCGCTATTTTCGAAATGACCGTTGGCAAGAAACTAATATGGTAGTGTCGTTGTTAGCGGCAGATGATTGGCTGGATTCTGATACGTGTTTAGTTAGTTATTCGGATATCGTTTATTCTAAAGATACCGTTGAGAAATTAGCGCATTCAAATGGAGATATCGCTGTAGCGTACGATCCGAATTGGCGTAAATTGTGGGAGATGCGTTTCAAGAATCCACTAGATGATGCAGAAACCTTTCGTCTGTCAGACTACAAAATTGTAGAAATTGGAAATCGTTCTTCGTCGATTGAAGAGATAGAGGGTCAATACATAGGTTTAATGAAATTCACCAAAGAAGGATGGCGAAAAATACGGTCATACCTTAGTCGTTATTCGCAACCAGAGGTAGATAAAATGGATGTTACATCTTTGTTGCAAAGGTTAATCATCGATAGGCATGAAATAGTTGGTGTTCCGATTTCCCAGCCTTGGTATGAGGTGGATAGCGAATCGGATTTAAGGATGTATTCTGCTTTAGAAAAATTGTTTTAG